From the Psychrilyobacter piezotolerans genome, one window contains:
- the dxs gene encoding 1-deoxy-D-xylulose-5-phosphate synthase, with the protein MDKKKLIEGLTIKSNEIRKIIIETVSKNGGHIGPNLGVVELTLAIHSIFNSPKDKILFDVGHQSYVHKLLTGRKDKFSTLRQRHGIGPFTDRAESPHDHFISGHAGSALSAGFGIATADKGNKVIVVIGDASIANGHSLEALNNMDGKCENLIVILNDNEMSIGNNVGALSKFFSRVMGSKFYLDLKDEVEGMVRRGKIGNKIADIIGRVEHGVKTMVAPVSMSEFLGFKYVGPVDGHSFEELLPALEKAKNLKGPIFLHIKTHKGKGYLPAEKNPEKFHGISPFDIKSGETPKGEVSYSKIFGDKLVEMGENNSDIYALCCGMVKGTGLSGYFDKFKERSYDMGIAEGHTVTFAGGLATQGKIPYVAIYSTFLQRAYGQLIHDISIQNLSVNFILDRAGIVGEDGKTHQGLYDIPYLLTIPNINILAPTTKKELEEILEFSSTYKDGPLSIRIPRDSAWDYNSSAFEFGKWKEIEKGNDTLILAVGSMVKEVVNIAEELKTRGISPTIVGVSSIRPLDEEYIEENFKKYKNIITLEEGRIKSGFGSFLLEMTNSMNIYRKIFRLGIECDFIPHGKRGELLEEFGLRGRPLVNDIERCINAKY; encoded by the coding sequence ATGGATAAAAAAAAGCTGATAGAGGGGTTAACAATTAAATCTAATGAAATTAGAAAAATAATAATTGAAACAGTGAGTAAAAATGGCGGGCATATAGGTCCTAATTTAGGAGTTGTGGAGTTAACCCTGGCAATCCATAGTATTTTTAACTCACCTAAGGATAAAATATTATTTGATGTTGGACATCAATCCTATGTACATAAATTACTGACTGGGAGAAAAGATAAATTTTCTACCCTTCGTCAAAGGCATGGGATAGGACCATTTACAGACAGGGCTGAATCCCCCCATGACCACTTTATATCCGGTCATGCAGGGTCAGCACTTTCAGCAGGATTTGGGATAGCAACAGCTGACAAGGGAAATAAGGTCATAGTAGTTATAGGTGACGCATCTATAGCTAATGGTCACTCCTTGGAAGCACTGAATAATATGGATGGAAAGTGTGAAAATCTTATAGTTATTTTAAATGACAATGAGATGTCTATAGGAAACAATGTGGGAGCACTTTCAAAATTTTTTAGCCGTGTGATGGGCAGTAAATTTTATTTGGACTTAAAAGATGAAGTTGAAGGAATGGTTAGGCGCGGGAAAATTGGAAATAAGATAGCTGATATAATTGGCAGGGTGGAACACGGGGTGAAAACCATGGTTGCTCCTGTCAGTATGTCTGAATTTTTAGGATTTAAATATGTAGGACCAGTGGACGGGCATAGCTTTGAGGAGCTGTTGCCGGCACTGGAAAAAGCTAAAAACTTAAAGGGTCCTATATTTTTACATATAAAGACCCACAAAGGGAAGGGTTATCTTCCTGCAGAGAAAAACCCGGAAAAATTTCACGGGATCTCTCCCTTTGATATAAAATCAGGGGAAACTCCCAAAGGTGAAGTATCTTATTCTAAGATATTTGGAGATAAGTTAGTTGAGATGGGGGAAAATAATAGTGATATCTATGCCCTGTGTTGCGGAATGGTCAAAGGAACTGGATTATCCGGTTACTTTGATAAGTTTAAAGAAAGATCCTATGATATGGGGATAGCTGAAGGACATACAGTAACATTTGCAGGTGGACTGGCTACCCAGGGGAAAATACCCTATGTAGCTATCTATTCGACTTTTTTACAGCGTGCCTATGGTCAGCTTATCCATGACATATCTATTCAAAACCTGTCGGTGAACTTCATATTAGACAGGGCAGGAATAGTAGGAGAGGACGGGAAAACTCATCAGGGATTATATGATATACCATACCTGCTGACAATTCCAAATATAAATATATTGGCTCCTACAACTAAAAAAGAGCTGGAAGAAATTTTGGAATTTTCATCGACCTATAAAGACGGGCCACTTAGCATTAGGATCCCCAGAGACAGTGCTTGGGATTATAACTCTTCTGCATTTGAATTCGGAAAATGGAAAGAGATTGAAAAAGGTAATGATACTTTGATATTAGCCGTTGGAAGTATGGTAAAAGAAGTGGTAAATATTGCGGAAGAATTAAAAACTAGAGGTATTTCTCCTACTATAGTGGGGGTATCGAGTATCAGACCTTTAGATGAGGAATATATAGAAGAAAATTTTAAAAAATACAAAAACATAATAACGTTGGAAGAAGGTCGGATAAAAAGTGGCTTCGGAAGTTTTCTCTTGGAGATGACAAATTCTATGAATATCTACAGGAAAATATTTAGATTGGGAATAGAGTGTGATTTTATACCTCACGGGAAAAGGGGAGAACTTTTAGAAGAATTTGGACTCAGGGGGAGACCTCTTGTGAATGATATTGAAAGGTGTATAAATGCAAAATATTAA
- the rsmI gene encoding 16S rRNA (cytidine(1402)-2'-O)-methyltransferase → MLYIVATPIGNLEDMTYRGVRILKEADYIFAEDTRVTKKLLNHFEIENIVYRYDEHTKGHQVQNIINLLLEGKDIALVTDAGTPCISDPGYEVVDAALNSDIKVVPVAGVSALTAAASVAGISMKRIAFEGFLPKKKGRQTLLKDLAKEERVVVLYESPHRILKTLKEVNEYFGDRYVIIVREITKMYEEIIRGKTSELIERLEANPIKGEIVLLIKEAEVTKKKEKVNKYARD, encoded by the coding sequence ATGTTATATATTGTAGCAACTCCAATAGGTAACCTAGAGGATATGACTTATAGAGGGGTAAGAATTCTAAAAGAGGCGGATTATATATTTGCGGAAGATACTAGGGTGACTAAAAAATTATTAAATCATTTTGAGATTGAAAATATAGTATACAGATATGATGAACATACCAAGGGTCATCAGGTACAGAATATTATAAACTTACTTTTAGAGGGAAAGGATATAGCACTGGTTACAGATGCCGGGACACCTTGTATTTCGGATCCTGGATATGAAGTAGTGGATGCTGCTCTGAATAGTGATATAAAAGTAGTTCCTGTGGCAGGTGTAAGTGCACTTACGGCCGCCGCTTCAGTAGCCGGGATATCTATGAAAAGGATTGCTTTTGAAGGGTTTTTACCCAAGAAAAAAGGAAGACAAACTCTATTAAAAGACTTAGCTAAAGAGGAGAGGGTAGTTGTATTATACGAATCTCCCCATAGAATCTTAAAAACCCTGAAGGAAGTCAATGAATATTTTGGAGACAGATATGTAATCATAGTTAGAGAGATTACAAAGATGTATGAGGAAATAATCAGAGGTAAAACTTCGGAATTAATTGAAAGATTGGAAGCCAACCCCATAAAAGGGGAAATAGTCCTTTTGATAAAGGAAGCAGAAGTGACTAAGAAAAAAGAAAAGGTAAATAAATATGCAAGAGACTAG
- the yhbY gene encoding ribosome assembly RNA-binding protein YhbY — MKLTSKKRAYLRKAAHDMSPLVRVGKDGFSENIVKSILDAIEKRELIKVKILQNAEVDKKELAAELAEKSGCEVVGITGRIITLYKENKDHPVVSEDLRRI; from the coding sequence ATGAAATTAACAAGTAAAAAAAGAGCATATTTAAGAAAAGCAGCACATGACATGTCACCATTAGTAAGAGTAGGAAAAGACGGATTTAGTGAAAATATAGTAAAAAGTATATTGGATGCAATCGAAAAGAGAGAGTTAATCAAAGTAAAAATATTACAAAACGCAGAGGTAGACAAGAAAGAGTTAGCAGCTGAATTAGCTGAAAAAAGTGGTTGTGAAGTAGTAGGAATCACAGGTAGAATAATAACTTTATACAAAGAAAATAAGGATCATCCAGTAGTATCTGAAGATCTGAGAAGAATATAA
- a CDS encoding HD domain-containing protein: protein MQNINKKAKEYINILLGFPVIGQLKEMEDLGVSVTTHTYDVLEIAIRDLKKSYRNLKRAGEELDLFAMLVGIIIHDTSKASLRAGGDSILSHSQVMLKKPDRIRKEATGILKKMEEETGLVLDANTERKIVHIVLSHHGRWGRVTPSTKEALMVHKADEYSAKYHRINPIGADKIVELMAKGHSLDDIKEKLDCTSGIIKDRLKRAKVELKLKTNKQLLSYYNANKKIVIGDEFFIKRITETEELIRKVDKIGFETLVKQCELFNHFNDNQIFDRGL from the coding sequence ATGCAAAATATTAATAAAAAAGCAAAAGAATATATAAACATATTGTTGGGATTTCCGGTAATAGGTCAACTGAAAGAAATGGAAGATTTAGGAGTTTCAGTAACAACTCATACCTATGATGTTTTGGAGATTGCCATAAGAGATCTAAAAAAATCTTATCGTAATCTAAAAAGAGCAGGAGAAGAACTGGACCTGTTTGCCATGCTTGTAGGAATAATAATCCATGATACTTCAAAAGCAAGTTTGAGGGCAGGAGGAGATTCTATTTTATCCCATAGCCAGGTGATGCTGAAAAAACCTGATAGGATAAGGAAGGAAGCCACAGGTATACTAAAGAAGATGGAAGAGGAAACAGGCCTGGTCTTAGATGCCAATACCGAGAGAAAGATAGTTCATATTGTCCTATCTCATCATGGCAGGTGGGGGAGAGTTACTCCTAGTACTAAGGAAGCTCTTATGGTACATAAAGCTGATGAATACTCTGCAAAATACCATAGGATAAATCCAATAGGTGCGGATAAGATCGTAGAATTAATGGCTAAAGGTCATAGTTTGGACGATATTAAAGAAAAGCTGGATTGTACCAGTGGTATTATAAAAGACAGACTTAAAAGAGCAAAGGTAGAGCTAAAATTAAAAACAAACAAACAGCTGCTTAGTTATTATAATGCCAACAAAAAAATAGTTATCGGGGATGAATTCTTCATAAAAAGAATCACCGAGACAGAGGAATTGATTAGAAAAGTCGATAAAATAGGGTTTGAAACACTGGTAAAACAATGTGAATTATTCAATCATTTTAACGACAATCAAATATTTGATAGAGGACTGTAG
- a CDS encoding ribonuclease J, which yields MNTTEKVETTTSLSDNPVKRVKSFFKRPKKTDVETVEKSEKLKKLEKLEKLGTVEVKKDAVAKDSIKDIKHRKKVHKGPKKIVPNDTDAPKSNKKEEKLFVIPLGGLDEIGKNMTLFQYRDEIVIVDAGIAFPDEALPGIDVVIPDYSYIASNKDKVKALLITHGHEDHIGGTPYLYQTIDHNVPMYGGKLALALAKSKFEKSSFGNFTPKMKEARGRSRFKIGKYFEVEFISVTHSIADAYAICIKTPAGKVIHTGDFKIDLTPVDGDGLDFSRFARLGDEGVDLLLSDSTNAELEGYTPSERSVGESIRKEFEKASGRVIIASFASHIYRLQQIVNEAHRVNRKIAVEGRSMVKVFDIASKLGYLKLPEGIMVSLKQIEKLPDEKAVLLCTGTQGEPLAALSRIAKNMHKHIKIRKGDTVIISATPIPGNERAVYNNINNLLKNDADVVFKKIAGIHVSGHGSQDEQKLMLNLVRPKNFMPVHGDYKMLIAHKKTGMETGIPEDRIIIATNGSRVEVTKSYAKLAGKVTSGITLVDGLGVGDIGKVVLRDRQQLAEDGVVIIVLTIDKTSGKLLAGPDVVTRGFVYSKDADIMINEAKGIIREKIVALKEEDAKNWSTLKGITKDTANKFFYEKIKRSPIILPIVMEV from the coding sequence ATGAATACAACGGAAAAGGTAGAGACAACTACATCTTTATCTGATAATCCTGTAAAAAGAGTCAAAAGTTTTTTTAAAAGACCTAAAAAAACTGATGTTGAGACTGTGGAAAAATCAGAAAAACTAAAAAAATTAGAAAAACTAGAAAAACTAGGAACTGTAGAAGTGAAAAAAGATGCAGTAGCTAAAGATTCGATAAAAGATATAAAACATAGAAAGAAGGTTCATAAGGGACCTAAAAAAATAGTTCCAAATGACACAGATGCTCCTAAATCCAATAAAAAAGAGGAAAAATTATTTGTTATACCTCTAGGTGGTTTAGATGAGATAGGAAAAAATATGACCTTATTTCAATACAGGGATGAGATCGTAATAGTAGATGCAGGGATAGCCTTTCCAGATGAAGCACTGCCGGGAATAGATGTAGTAATTCCTGATTATAGCTATATAGCAAGCAATAAGGATAAGGTAAAAGCGTTGTTAATTACCCATGGTCATGAGGATCATATCGGCGGGACACCATACCTTTACCAGACTATAGATCATAATGTACCTATGTATGGCGGGAAATTAGCATTAGCTCTGGCAAAATCAAAGTTTGAAAAATCATCTTTTGGTAACTTTACACCTAAGATGAAGGAAGCTCGTGGAAGAAGCAGATTTAAGATAGGAAAATATTTTGAAGTAGAATTCATAAGTGTAACTCACAGTATAGCAGATGCATATGCCATTTGTATAAAAACACCGGCTGGAAAAGTAATCCATACAGGAGATTTTAAAATAGACTTAACACCGGTAGATGGTGATGGATTAGATTTCAGCAGATTTGCCAGATTGGGAGATGAAGGGGTAGACCTGTTACTTTCAGACAGTACAAACGCGGAATTAGAGGGATATACTCCATCTGAAAGAAGTGTAGGAGAATCTATAAGAAAAGAGTTTGAAAAAGCCAGTGGAAGGGTAATCATAGCTTCTTTTGCATCTCATATATACAGACTTCAGCAAATTGTAAACGAAGCCCACAGAGTTAACAGAAAGATAGCCGTAGAGGGAAGAAGTATGGTAAAAGTCTTTGATATAGCTTCTAAACTGGGATATTTAAAGTTACCAGAGGGAATAATGGTCAGTCTAAAGCAGATTGAAAAATTACCAGATGAGAAAGCAGTGCTGCTATGTACCGGAACCCAGGGAGAGCCCTTGGCAGCTCTATCAAGAATTGCTAAAAATATGCATAAACATATTAAGATTAGAAAAGGCGATACAGTAATAATATCTGCAACTCCAATTCCTGGAAATGAGAGAGCAGTTTATAACAATATAAATAACCTGTTAAAAAATGATGCAGATGTTGTATTCAAAAAAATAGCCGGTATCCATGTATCTGGACACGGAAGTCAGGATGAGCAGAAGCTGATGTTAAACCTGGTTAGACCTAAAAACTTTATGCCTGTGCATGGGGACTATAAGATGTTGATAGCCCATAAGAAAACAGGGATGGAAACAGGAATACCGGAAGATAGAATAATTATAGCTACAAATGGAAGCAGGGTAGAGGTAACAAAATCTTATGCTAAATTAGCAGGGAAGGTAACTTCTGGAATAACACTGGTAGATGGATTAGGTGTAGGAGATATCGGTAAGGTAGTCCTTAGAGACAGGCAGCAGCTGGCTGAAGATGGTGTGGTAATAATAGTGCTTACTATTGATAAAACAAGCGGTAAATTATTAGCAGGACCAGACGTAGTTACCAGAGGATTTGTTTACTCTAAAGATGCAGATATCATGATTAATGAAGCCAAGGGAATCATCAGGGAAAAAATAGTAGCTCTAAAAGAAGAGGATGCTAAAAATTGGTCGACGTTAAAAGGTATAACAAAAGATACAGCCAATAAATTTTTCTATGAAAAGATCAAGAGATCACCGATCATCCTACCGATAGTAATGGAAGTATAG
- a CDS encoding NAD+ synthase, which translates to MNDIKSKIKLNMELTEKILVNFIREEVRSAGFEKVVLGLSGGIDSAIVAFLAVKALGPENVLGIMMPYKSSSRESLEDAQRVVEATGMRVKKIEITDMVDAYFAKEPDISDLRKGNKMARERMTILYDYSAKEKSLVLGTSNKTEILLGYSTQWGDSASAINPIGDLLKTQVWELSEYMGIPKEVIEKKPSADLWEGQSDEDELGFSYFLADEIINLLVDERYTKEEILEKGYSEKTVDSILWRIKTNQYKRKLPLIAKISNRTMEREFRYPRDWGI; encoded by the coding sequence ATGAATGATATTAAATCAAAAATAAAATTAAATATGGAATTGACTGAAAAAATACTGGTAAATTTTATCAGAGAAGAGGTTAGAAGTGCTGGATTTGAAAAGGTGGTCTTAGGATTATCTGGAGGAATAGATTCAGCCATAGTAGCTTTCTTAGCTGTAAAAGCACTGGGACCTGAAAATGTATTGGGGATAATGATGCCCTATAAATCTTCTAGTCGTGAGAGTTTAGAAGATGCCCAAAGGGTGGTAGAAGCTACCGGGATGAGAGTTAAAAAGATAGAGATTACAGATATGGTAGATGCATATTTTGCCAAAGAACCTGATATTTCAGACCTGAGAAAGGGAAATAAGATGGCCCGTGAAAGGATGACCATCCTGTATGATTATTCAGCCAAGGAGAAATCATTGGTCTTGGGTACTTCTAATAAGACCGAAATTTTACTGGGATACAGTACCCAGTGGGGGGATTCAGCATCAGCAATCAACCCCATAGGTGACCTGTTAAAAACCCAGGTTTGGGAACTCTCTGAATACATGGGTATTCCAAAGGAAGTTATCGAGAAAAAACCAAGTGCTGACCTTTGGGAAGGGCAGTCCGATGAGGATGAATTAGGATTTTCATACTTTTTAGCTGACGAGATCATTAATTTATTGGTGGATGAAAGGTATACAAAGGAGGAGATCTTGGAAAAAGGTTACTCTGAAAAAACTGTAGATTCCATCCTTTGGAGGATAAAAACCAATCAATATAAGAGAAAACTGCCTCTCATAGCTAAAATATCTAATAGAACTATGGAAAGAGAATTTAGATACCCAAGAGACTGGGGGATATAA
- a CDS encoding TlyA family RNA methyltransferase gives MKERLDVLLVQQGFFETRERAKRAIMAGVVIVADKKIEKAGTTIKWTDELPEIRIKGEVLKYVSRGGLKLEKAIKIWDLDFSGKKILDVGASTGGFTDCALQNGAAFAYSMDVGTNQLDWKLRNHEQVKSIEGTHIKDLTLEDIDNSEIDFIVMDVSFISITKVIPHLIKFMNEDTKLMALIKPQFEVGRENIEKGGIVKDPKKHKMAIDMVVESANEYGVKLHQLDFSPITGGKGNIEYISLFSLAETKNIVDIDKVVEESRTLR, from the coding sequence ATGAAAGAGAGATTGGATGTACTTTTGGTACAGCAGGGTTTTTTTGAAACTAGGGAAAGAGCTAAAAGAGCTATTATGGCAGGAGTTGTAATAGTGGCTGACAAAAAGATAGAAAAAGCAGGAACCACGATAAAATGGACCGATGAACTTCCTGAAATCAGGATCAAAGGGGAAGTTTTGAAATATGTCAGTCGTGGAGGGTTAAAATTAGAAAAGGCTATAAAAATATGGGATCTTGATTTTTCAGGGAAAAAAATACTGGATGTAGGAGCCTCTACAGGCGGATTTACAGATTGTGCACTGCAAAATGGTGCAGCTTTTGCCTATTCAATGGATGTAGGAACCAATCAATTAGATTGGAAACTCCGTAATCATGAGCAGGTAAAATCTATCGAGGGAACGCATATAAAAGATCTTACTTTAGAAGATATTGATAATAGTGAAATAGATTTTATTGTGATGGATGTGTCCTTTATCTCTATAACCAAGGTAATTCCCCACCTGATTAAATTTATGAATGAAGATACTAAATTAATGGCTTTAATCAAGCCGCAATTTGAGGTAGGACGTGAAAATATTGAAAAAGGCGGGATAGTAAAAGACCCTAAAAAGCACAAGATGGCCATAGATATGGTAGTAGAAAGTGCAAATGAATATGGAGTGAAATTACATCAATTGGACTTTTCTCCTATAACAGGCGGAAAGGGAAATATAGAATATATCTCATTATTTTCATTGGCAGAGACTAAAAACATTGTGGATATAGATAAAGTTGTAGAAGAGAGTAGAACATTAAGATAA
- the ylqF gene encoding ribosome biogenesis GTPase YlqF, with the protein MSMTKINWYPGHMKKTKEMIVENMKIIDIVLDIVDARIPLSSRNPEIATFAKGKKRIVLLNKADLVEKYELAYWINYFEENDLADHVLEISAETGYNMKALFEIIDEVAKEKSEKMKKKGLRKVQTRLMIAGIPNVGKSKLINRIVGKKITGVGNKPGFTRGKQWVRIKEGLELLDTPGILWPKFEDQRIGYNLAIAGAIKDEILPIEEVASLLIKKMIRYKKSKVLQEKYKLTDEDMQEIPEIILDRIALRMRMILSGDRVNTKQAALTLLRDYRAKKLGKFGLDKDMSE; encoded by the coding sequence ATGTCAATGACAAAAATAAACTGGTATCCTGGTCATATGAAAAAGACCAAGGAAATGATAGTTGAGAATATGAAGATAATAGATATCGTGTTAGATATCGTAGATGCTAGAATTCCACTTTCAAGCAGAAATCCAGAAATAGCAACATTTGCAAAAGGGAAAAAAAGAATAGTTCTCCTAAATAAGGCCGACTTAGTAGAAAAATATGAATTAGCATATTGGATAAATTATTTTGAGGAAAATGATTTAGCTGATCATGTATTGGAGATCTCAGCTGAAACTGGATACAATATGAAAGCTTTATTTGAGATAATAGATGAGGTAGCTAAGGAAAAATCAGAAAAAATGAAGAAAAAAGGTCTGAGAAAGGTTCAAACAAGACTTATGATTGCCGGTATTCCAAATGTTGGAAAATCTAAATTGATCAATAGAATCGTGGGTAAAAAAATAACCGGTGTAGGAAATAAACCAGGATTTACCAGGGGTAAACAATGGGTTAGAATAAAAGAGGGATTGGAGTTACTGGATACTCCCGGAATCTTATGGCCTAAATTTGAGGACCAGAGAATCGGATATAACTTAGCAATAGCAGGGGCTATAAAAGATGAGATCTTACCTATTGAAGAAGTAGCCAGCCTGCTTATAAAAAAAATGATTAGGTATAAAAAATCGAAAGTTCTTCAGGAAAAATATAAGTTGACAGATGAAGATATGCAGGAGATCCCTGAGATTATTTTAGATAGAATTGCCCTTAGAATGAGAATGATCTTGAGCGGAGACAGGGTAAATACAAAACAGGCAGCCTTGACCTTATTGCGTGATTATAGAGCAAAAAAATTAGGTAAATTTGGCTTAGACAAGGATATGTCTGAATAG